A part of bacterium genomic DNA contains:
- a CDS encoding DUF4249 family protein, translated as MARPILFAIIGLALFIQVSCSKNPTGPAMVDERKIALFCLLDPTVPSPTVLVQRTLTFKEANSRYSGNLMLTEAHGHLSGPEGEYELVALGPIQPTIEDEQLHLASQFLGGSSSFNFVVPNCRIQPGVSYDLALSHPEYEAVHASTHVPGPFQITEISIDPDLAQEPIVLQNWHSSDATLKPTAFRVSWSPSAGAAGYLVDLVLLEYDIPKEYQLDSTRQEPGRWWQDAGDSSRFVSIPYKEMPLDLGAAQNPQRGVLSRKNSLEIPLEKILALLGYPRDFNYRFHHTLRLRVAVSALDQPGYDYFAFQYLPSGEGDGIIGQQVFVPDITNVVNGVGIFAAAHTVKAVSRVYDFILQPDYYYPREFSFWYEHFNDAYSLDQIAHDSLSRSLFPQGLFPPQLVQPDNDMVINPALSHIEFSWEPVAGSKQYLVVLKPKYLWFNPANQCYWTRENHLEVPMQDLPYRDCLVEWYVKAFWSEFHVGAFVAEVSSDKSSLVYSNEICTPWSESRFFTLPAGQLSGFENISPALVSPQNDAGTTVAATLAWQQVAGADAYLLYLFSDRGDTAISVCRENRISPPFPGKSEFADGLVRGFDAWASGVGYTWQVCALRVESGALGFSVVRQQGDSKPLVRPRYQHPSGIIRQSQWSMAGHFMVH; from the coding sequence ATGGCGCGGCCTATCCTTTTTGCGATCATAGGCCTGGCTTTGTTCATCCAGGTCTCCTGTAGTAAAAATCCCACCGGCCCAGCTATGGTGGATGAGCGCAAGATCGCTCTTTTCTGTTTGCTCGATCCGACGGTGCCAAGCCCGACCGTGCTGGTACAACGAACGCTCACCTTTAAAGAAGCCAACTCCCGATACTCCGGCAATCTCATGCTGACCGAAGCCCATGGGCATCTCAGCGGGCCAGAGGGAGAATACGAACTGGTGGCGCTCGGTCCAATTCAGCCGACGATAGAAGATGAACAGCTGCATTTGGCCTCCCAATTCCTTGGCGGCAGCTCTTCGTTCAACTTTGTCGTGCCAAACTGCCGCATCCAGCCCGGCGTTAGCTACGATCTTGCCTTGTCCCACCCGGAGTATGAAGCGGTTCACGCCAGCACTCACGTGCCAGGGCCTTTTCAGATCACGGAGATCAGCATCGATCCCGACCTCGCCCAAGAGCCTATCGTTCTGCAGAATTGGCACAGCTCAGATGCGACGCTTAAACCTACGGCTTTTCGAGTGAGCTGGTCGCCGAGTGCCGGAGCCGCCGGCTACCTCGTGGACCTGGTGCTATTGGAATACGACATTCCCAAAGAGTATCAACTCGATTCTACCAGGCAGGAGCCTGGTCGCTGGTGGCAGGATGCCGGAGATAGCTCGCGTTTTGTTTCGATTCCCTACAAGGAAATGCCTCTGGATTTAGGCGCTGCACAAAATCCGCAGCGCGGCGTTTTGAGCCGCAAGAACAGCCTGGAAATCCCGCTCGAAAAAATCTTGGCGCTTCTCGGCTATCCGCGTGATTTTAACTACCGCTTCCATCACACGCTTCGGCTGCGAGTCGCTGTATCGGCTCTAGATCAGCCGGGGTATGATTACTTTGCCTTCCAGTACCTGCCTTCCGGCGAAGGTGATGGCATTATCGGCCAGCAGGTCTTTGTGCCGGACATAACCAATGTGGTGAACGGCGTGGGGATCTTTGCCGCGGCTCATACCGTGAAAGCGGTCTCTAGAGTGTACGACTTTATTTTACAGCCCGATTATTATTATCCACGGGAGTTTTCTTTTTGGTACGAACACTTTAACGACGCCTATAGCCTGGACCAGATCGCCCACGACAGTTTGAGCCGCAGCTTATTTCCACAAGGACTTTTTCCGCCTCAACTGGTTCAGCCTGATAACGACATGGTGATAAACCCTGCGCTGTCTCATATAGAGTTTTCCTGGGAACCGGTGGCCGGCTCGAAACAATATCTGGTGGTGTTGAAACCAAAATACTTGTGGTTTAATCCGGCCAACCAGTGCTACTGGACTCGCGAAAACCACCTGGAGGTCCCGATGCAGGATCTCCCATATCGTGATTGTCTTGTCGAATGGTATGTCAAGGCCTTTTGGAGCGAGTTCCATGTGGGCGCTTTTGTCGCCGAAGTGTCTTCGGATAAATCCAGTCTGGTGTACAGCAACGAGATCTGTACTCCCTGGTCTGAATCGCGCTTTTTTACACTGCCTGCAGGGCAGTTGAGCGGTTTTGAAAACATCAGTCCGGCTTTAGTCTCTCCGCAAAATGATGCCGGAACGACGGTTGCTGCCACGCTCGCCTGGCAGCAGGTAGCGGGCGCCGACGCCTATCTGCTTTATCTCTTTTCAGACCGCGGCGACACCGCCATTTCGGTTTGCCGCGAAAACCGAATTTCGCCTCCGTTTCCGGGTAAAAGTGAATTCGCCGATGGACTGGTGCGGGGATTCGATGCATGGGCCAGCGGTGTTGGCTATACGTGGCAGGTCTGCGCATTGCGGGTAGAATCCGGAGCGCTGGGATTTTCCGTGGTCCGGCAACAAGGGGATTCAAAGCCCCTTGTGCGGCCTCGCTACCAACATCCATCGGGGATTATCCGGCAAAGCCAGTGGTCGATGGCAGGCCACTTTATGGTCCATTAG